ACCGCGTCCGGTTTCACGAGATCGACGCGCTCAATCACGTCAACAACGCGGTCTGTTTCAGCTGGTTCGAAAACCTGCGCGTGCATTACCTGCGCGACTACGGGATCTATCGCTACACGCCCGAAGACCCGATGCTGGTGATGCGCGCAGTGGGCGCAAGCTACAACGCGCCGCTCTTCCTCGGGCAGGACTACATCCTGACCGCGCGCACCCGCAGTTTCGGGCGCACCTCGTTCGTCATGGACTACGGCGCATTCTGCGACGGGGCCTTCGCCATCGAGGGCCACGCCGTGATCGTGCTGGTGGAGCAAGACGGTAGGACCGGCTACCCCCTGACCGACGAGATGCGCGCCATCATGGCAAGCCGCGACGGGGCGACACTCCGTCAGGCGTGAGCGCGCACAAATTCGACCAGGGCCCGGGTCGAGCCGTCCTTGCCCTCTGCCGAGACCTCGCCAGTGACCACCGGGCCAAGCGCGGTGGCGAGTTCCTTGCCCAACTCAACCCCCCACTGATCATAGGAGTTGATGCCGAGGATCGCCCCCTCCACGAACACCCGATGCTCATAGAGCGCGATGATCTGGCCCAGAACGAAGGGCGTCAGCTTGGGATAGATCAGCGTCGTGGACGGCCGGTTGCCCGGGAACACGCGATGCCGTGCCTGCCGATCCAGCTCCGCACCGCTCAGCCCCTGGTCCGCCATCCGCGCGGTCGCTTCCTCGAGGCTGCGCCCGCGTAACAACGCCTCGGACTGCGCGAGGCAGTTGGCGACCAGCAACTGATGCTGCCGAACCAGATCAGGCTCATGCCCCTGGGCGGCCAGCAGAAACTCGCAAGGCACCACCTGCTGCCCCTGGTGGATCAGCTGGTAGAACGCGTGTTGGCCGTTGGTCCCCGGCTCGCCCCAGACCACCGGGCCCGCTGTCCGCTCCAGGGTCGCGCCATCCATCGCCACGCGCTTGCCATTGCTCTCCATCTCCAACTGCTGAAGGTACGCCGGCAACCGCGACAACCGCTGGTCATAGGGCAGCACCGCGCGCGTCGCATGACCACAGATCTGGTGGTGCCAGATACCCACCAGCGCCAGCATAACCGGAATGTTCTGCGAAAGGGGCGCGGTGCGGAAATGGGCATCCATCGCCGCCCCCCCGGCGAGGAACGCGTCGAAATTCTCCGGCCCCACCGACAGCATCAGGCTCAGTCCGATCGGCCCCCACATCGAATACCGCCCCCCCACCCAATCGGCGAAGCCGAACACCCGCTCTGGCGTGATCCCGAAGGCCGCCGTCCGCTCCGCACTGGTGGACACGGCGGCAAATTGCATCGCGGGCAGGTCCACGGCGGATTTCATCCAGGCCCGCGCGGTCTCCGCATTGGTCATGGTCTCGATGGTGGTGAAGGTCTTGGAGGCCACGATCACCAGCGTCGTGGTCGGATCCAATGGCGCCAGCGTCTCTGCGATCTGTGCCCCGTCCACATTGGACACGAAATGCACCCGCGGCCCGTCCGCATAGGGTGACAGGGCAATCGCCGCCATGGCGGGCCCCAGGTCCGAGCCACCAATGCCAATATTGACCACATCCGTGATCCTGCCGCCCTGCCCGGTGTAGGCGCCCGACCGCACATCCTTGCAGAACGCCACCATCCGCGCATGCGTGTCGCGCACTTCCGGCATCACGTCCGTGCCATCGACCACGACCGACGCATCAAGATTGCGCAGGACCGTGTGCAACACCGCGCGCCCCTCGGTCTCGTTTATGGGTTCGCCCGCGAACATCGCCTCGCGCCGCGCGGCGACTCCTGCGTCTTCGGCCAGCGCAAGCAGCAAATCACGTCCTGCCAGGTCGATATTGGTCTTGGAATAATCGAAAAGCATGTCCCCGAGCCGAGCAGAAAACCCCTCGGCCCGCTTGGGATCGTCGAACAGGTCGAGGATCCTGCGATCCCGCGTGCGGTCATGGTGAAAGCTCAAGCGTTGCCAAACAGACATGGGTGTTTCCGTGATTTGAATGCGTTATGCGGCCCAATGCACCATCGCGTTGCCGAGGATGGCGCGCACCGGCGCCTCCCTGACTGGCCCGGGCCGATCGGCCTGTTCCAGCGCGGCCTTCTTGCCCGGCCCCACGATCAGCAGGTGGGTCTTCATCGCGTCGCGCAGCACCGGCGCGCTCAGGGTGATGCGCGGCTCCGCCGCACCAGGCGCGCGCATCGCAATCAGCGGCGGGGCGTTGTCGCTCAGCGCGAAATCCAGCTGATCCGCCCCGGGAAAGAGCGACGCGGTGTGCATATCCTCCCCCATCCCCAGCAGCAGAACAGAGATCGGCAGCACGCCTTCCAGCCCCTCGGTCAAGGCCGCGAGCCCCTCCTCAGGGGTCGCATCGCCGGTCACCAGCGGGATCAGCCGCGCCGCCGCTGCCCGCCCGGTCAATAGCCGCTGTCGCAACAGTGCGGTGTTCGAGCGCTCGGAGGTTTCGGGCACCCAGCGCTCGTCATTCAGCAACACATCGACCCGGCTCCAGTCCAGGTCGACCGCACTCAGCAGGTCGAAGACCGGCCCCGGTGTCGTACCGCCCGGCGCGCAAAGGGTCGCACGGTCATGGGTCAGCAGGCATTCCTTGAGGTCGGCCGAGATGCGATCCGCAAGCCGCATCATCAACATGTCCCGGTCCGGGTATGTGTGCAGGTCCATAATGCCTCCCCTCAGGCTTCGAGATCGCGCCAGCGGCGGCCGTCCCGGTGCAAGAGCATCAGGCTGTCTTCCGGCCCGTTCGTGCCCGGATGATAGGCCTGCGGCTTGTCGCGCCGCGCTTCCCAACCAGCAATGAGCGGATCGGTCCAGGCCCAGGCGGCCTCCACCTCGTCCCCGCGCATGAACAATGTCTGATTGCCCCGCACCACGTCCATGATAAGCCGCTCATAGGCATCCGGCATCTGATTTCCGCTCTCGCCCAGAGCTTCGGCGAAACTCATGTCGAGCGGCACGTCGATCAAACGCATCCCCCCCGGGCCCGGTTCCTTGATCGTCACCTGCAAGGTCATGCCCTCGTCGGGCTGCAGCCGGATTGTCAGGATGTTGGCGCTGCGCCCCGCGTCGTCGCCAAAGATCGAATGCGGCGGCTCCTTGAAAACCACGACGATCTCCGACATGCGCGCGCGCAACCGCTTGCCTGTGCGCAGATAAAACGGCGTGCCGTTCCAGCGCCAGTTGGCCACATGCACCTTCAGCGCGATGAAGCTCTCGGTCGTGCTCCTGGGGTCGCCTACCTCTTCGAGATAACTCGGCCCGTCCTCACCCGCCCGGTATTGGCCGCGCACGATATCCTCGGGCGCCACCGGATCGAGCGCCCGAATGACCTTCAGCTTCTCGTCGCGCACCGCGTCGGGGTCGAACTTGCTCGGCGGTTCCATGGCGATCAGGCACAACAGCTGCATCAGGTGATTCTGCACCATGTCCCGCATCGCCCCGGACTTGTCGTAATACTCGCCACGCCCGCCCACGCCCACGGTCTCGGCCACGGTGACCTGGATGTGATCGACGAATTGCGCGTTCCACAACGGCTCGAACAGCACGTTGCCGAACCGCACCGCCATCAGGTTCTGTACCGTTTCCTTGCCGAGATAATGATCGATGCGGTAAATCTGCTCTTCCGTGAAATACTCCGCCAGGCCGCGGTTGAGTTGGCGCGCGCTCTCCAGGTCACGACCGAAGGGCTTCTCGACAACGATTCGCGAGGCCTCCGTCGCGATGCCATGCCCGTGCAACCGCTCGGCCAGATCACCGAAGAGCGCAGGTGCCACCGAGAAGTAGAACGCCTGCACCACATCCGGCCGCATCAGGCCTGCCAACTCCTTCCAGCCGCCATCCCCGCGCGCGTCGATCGCCACATATGACAGCATCGCCAGAAACGCCTCGACCTGCCCGCCATCCTTGCAGGAGTTCGGCGCGAATTCCTGCAACGCTTCGCGCGTGAACGCCCGGTAGCCCTCGGCATCCATTTCGGACCGCGCCGCCCCGACGATGCGAGCTTCGGGCGGGATCTGCCCGGCGAGGTAGCGGTGGAACAACCCCGGCAGGATCTTGCGTCGCGCCAGGTCACCCGTGCCACCGAAAATCACCAGGTCGAAATCCTCGACCGGAATAACACGTGCCACCATTCCAACACCTCCAGCTGGTCTGTTGAGGGCCGGGGCTCTCGGCGACCTCAGTCTCTCGCATGACGCCTGTCCGGGACCAACCCAGATCGTTAGCGCTAACGGCGCCTGTTTAGAAAGCAAACGGCCCGCTGTCCAGCACGTTAAGCGCCGCACTCACAATCACAACAGCGTCACTTCCGCCCGCCCGGGTTTTCTCAGGCGCGTACAGCGACTATTCCTGCGGCAACACAACGGAGACTTCGATGAAAGACCTCGCGGCCAATGCCGGCAAATTCCAGGACCCGTTCGTCACTGCGACCGGAGAAACCCGCGCCTCCGTCGCGCTGACCAACCCGCAAACCCTTTGGTTCAACACCGGCACGCTCTGCAATATCGAATGCGCGAACTGTTATATCGAAAGTTCGCCGACCAATGACCGGCTGGTCTACATCACCGCCGCCGAGGTGACCGACTATCTCGACCAGCTTGAAGACCGCAACTGGGGCGTGCGCGAAATCGCGTTTACCGGCGGCGAGCCGTTCATGAATCCCGAGATGATCGAAATGACCGAGGCCGCGCTGGCCCGCGGCTACGAGGTGCTGATTCTCACCAACGCCATGTTGCCGATGATGCGCAAAACCATGCGCGAAGGCCTCTTGCGGCTGCATGCGGCCTATGGCGACAAGCTGACCCTGCGGATCAGTGTCGATCACTGGTCCGAGAAGCTCCATGACGAAGAACGCGGCAAGGGCAGCTTCGCCAAGACCCTGCAGGGCATGGCCTGGCTGCGCGACAACGGTATCCGGATGGCGGTCGCGGGCCGAACGGTCTGGGGTGACACCGATGCCGAAAGCCGCGAAGGCTATGCCCGCCTCTATGCCGAGCACGGGTTTCAGATCGACGCCTTCAACCAGGGCGAGACGGTGCTCTTTCCAGAAATGGACGAACGCGCCGAGGTGCCCGAAATCACCACCGCCTGCTGGGGGATCCTGAACAAATCTCCCGATGACGTCATGTGCGCCTCGTCCCGCATGGTGGTCAAACGCCGCGGCGCCGAGAAACCGGCCGTGCTCGCCTGCACCCTCCTGCCCTACAGCCCGGAATTCGAGCTGGGCGAAACCCTGGCCGAGGCCGAGGGCGCGGTGCAGCTCAACCATCCCCATTGCGCCAAGTTCTGCGTGCTGGGCGGGGCGAGCTGTTCGGCCTGACGGCCTGCGCTCAGGCGGCCGTCACGGTGACCGATTGCGAGATCAGCATCGCGGGGCCCTCGGTTTCCATGAAGGCCACATCGCAGGCATCGCGCCCCACCGCGATCACCGCCATTTCATCGGGCGCGCACATGCCCGTGGCATCCACCAGCCGCCAGGCGCCGTCGAGCCAGACCTCCGCTACCGCGTGAAAATCCGGCGGCGTCACCCCACGCCCGTAGACCGACGCGTAACGCGCCGGAATGCCCGCCGCCCGGCAGAGCGCGCAGACCATATGCACGTAGTCCCGGCACACACCCTGTCGGTCCACGAAGGTCTCCATCACTGTGGTCTCGGAATTGGACGCGGTGGGGACGTAGATCATCTCCTCCGCAATCCACTCCAGGATGGCCGCCACCTTGGCGCCGCCCTGCATATCCCCGAACCGCCGATCGACGAATGTCGCAAACTTGTCAGACTGGCAGAAACGCGACGGGCGCAGGAAGCTCAGCGTCTCGCCCGGCAGATCATGCATCGGCGTATGGGCCAGCGGGGCAAGCTCCACCTTAGGTCGCGTCACCTCGACCTGGGCGGTGTAGCCAAGCCACATCTGAGGATAGCTGATCCGCGCCCAGGTGCGCTGGCCGATCCCCTCGGCCCCCTGCACCCGCGACACTCGCGCGTGATCGATGTCGAGCGCACTGCGCAGGATGCGCTGCCCCGGAAACTCCGCCAACTCCAGTGTCAGCAGCACCGTGCCCGACGGATCGAGATCGTAACTCATTTGCACGTCGATCTTGAGCTTCACGGCACTCTCCAGTTTTTCGAGGGTTCATCGGGAAAAGGCGTGCCCCGCCCCCGACCTTGCGGCCCGTGTGGACACTAGCCGACAGGGGCGCAAGGCCCCGCACCGGGTCAGGACAGGAACGCCGTGCTCAGGCTTCCAGTTCCGCGTCCCAATAGAGGAAATCCATCCAACTCTCGTGCAGGTAGTTGGGCGGAAACTTCCGCCCCATGTTGCGCAGCTGCTCAGCCGCCGGCTGGCGCGGGGTCTGGCGCAGGCTCATGCCCGAGGCCCGCAGGGATTTCGACCCTTTCTTGAGGTTGCACCGCGAACAGGCCGCCACCACGTTTTCCCAGCTGGTCACGCCCCCGGAGGCGCGCGGCACCACGTGGTCGAAAGTCAGATCGCCCTTGTCGCCGCAATACTGGCAACAGAATTGATCCCTCAGGAAAAGATTGAAGCGCGTGAAGGCCACGCGCTTCTGGGGTTTGACGTAATCTTTCAGGACCACCACCGACGGGATTTTGATCTCCGTGGTGGGACTGCGCACCACGTCGTCGTATTCCGCAAGGATCGTCACCCGCTCCAGAAAAGCCGCCTTGACAGCTTCCTGCCAGGTCCAGAGCGAAAGGGGATAGTACGACAAGGGTCGATAATCGGCATTCAGCACCAGAGCAGGATTGTGACGCAGGCTCTGCGGGTCTCGCACGAAACTCGTTCGGAACTCGCGCTCTACCAGATCACTCATGGGACTCCGTCTCCGCCTCGTCTATCCGCCTGCCGGACCAAGGCGGGGACACCCCGCCCCTTTCACTCTCCATGACTATATATGGCGTTCGCCACCTGACAAGCCCCGTAGATACGGTGGCTCGGTCGCAGAGCTACGCGTCGGATGTGACAGGGACGTGACGCTGAAAAACCGGGCAGAGGCGCGGGGTCAGTCCGTCTCCAGCCCGAGCTTGTCGCGCATGAAGGCCAACGCCACCGACAACCCGTCCGGCGCGATGCCATGGGCCGTCCCCTTGGAGATATGGGCATATACCTCGAACCCCGCGGCGGTCAGGGCATTGGCCGCCTCCGGCAAGGATGCGGGCGGCACCACATCGTCCTGATCCCCGTGGATCAGCAGCATCGGCATCTTGACCTTCACCTCATCCTCCAGCCGCTCTGGCCCAAGCAGCCGCCCGGAAAAGCCCACCACACCCGCCACCGCCTCATCCCGGCGCGGCGCCACATGCAGGCTCATCATCGTCCCTTGCGAGAACCCCAAAAGCATGAGGTTTTCGGGGCTTATCCCTTCTTCCTCAAGTACCGTGTCAAGAAACGCATTCAGGTCATCGACCGCCCGTTCCATCGCCACGGTCGCTTCTTCCTCCGAGGATCCATCGAGCCAGGGGATGGGAAACCACTGATAGCCCATGGGGTTGTTCACACACCGCTCCGGCGCGTTCGGGGCGAGAAAGGCGGTGTCCGGCATGTGCGGCGACAGCGGGTCAGCCAGCCCCAGCAGGTCGTTGCCATCGGCCCCGTAGCCATGGAGCAGCACGACCACCCGCTTCGCTGTCCCCTGCGCCGGGCCCTTGCGACCATGTTCCAGAATGCGCGTCATCGGATGCCCTCTCGGTTCTTTGCCACATGGTAGTAGGCCCAGAGCCCCCGCGCCGCAACCGCCCGCCAGGGTGCCCAGGGCGCGGCCATCTCGCGCAGGGCCTTCTCGGTGGGTCGCTCGGGCAGGGCGAAAAGCAGGCGCGCCGATTCCTGCAAGGCCAGGTCCGCTGGCGCGAACACATCCGCCCGCCCGAGCGAGAACATGGCGTAGATCTCCGCGGTCCAGCGCCCGATCCCCGGAACCGCCACCAGCGTGGTGATAACCTCCTCCGTGGGGGCCGCGCGCAGGTCGCGAAACGGGATCCGCGCCTCGGCCAGCGCCTTGGCATAGCGGATCTTCTGCCGCGACAGCCCACAGGCGCGCAGCTCTTGCTCGGTCGCCCAGATCACCTTGCGCGGCCCGGTCAGGCGCGCGTCCTTCAGTCGCCCCCAGATCGCATTGGCCGCCGCCACCGAAACCTGTTGGCTGACAATGGCCGAGAGCAGCGCCTCGAACCCATCCGGCCTGCGCCGCAGGGGCAGCGGCCCGGTCTCGGCAAAGGCCGCCGCGAATCGCGGCTCCACTCGGGCCAGGTGCGCGCAGCCCTCGGTCAGGCACTCGGGCGTCTCGATCAGGCGTCCGACGGACATGACGCACCCTCCACCCAGGCCAGGGCCGCGGCCACCGTCTCCACCTGCGGCAGTTCCGACAGGTCAGGCCGGTCGATCATCACCACCCGGATCCCCAGCGCCCGCGCCGCGTCCAGCTTGGACCGGCTCGCCGCCCCGCCCGCATCCTTGACCACCAAGACCGTCACCCCCAGGCGCCGGAAGAGCGCAATCTCATCCTCGACCGGAAAGGGCGGGCGCGCCACGAGGAATGCGCCGTTCTCGAAGGGAAACGCCTCCTCCGACGGGTCGATCTGGCGGCACCAGCAATAGGCCGCCTCCATTTGCGCGAAATCCGTCAAAGTCTGCCGCCCCGTGGCCAGAAACACCCGGTCGCGCGGCCCCGGCATGCGCGCCGCCGCCGCCGTGTCGGGCACCCGGTACCAGCGGTCGCCCGCGACCGCCGTCCATCCGGGCCGCCGAAGCATCAGGTACGGCACGCCACATTCGACCGCGACCCGGGCGGAGCGGCGCGACATCTCGGCGGCAAAAGGGTGCGTGGCGTCCAGAATCCGGCCAATCTCGGCCTCGCGCAGGTACCGCGCGAACCCGTCCGCCCCGCCGAATCCCCCGATCCGCGTCGGCATTCCGTCGCGCTCCGGCGCGCGGGTCCGCCCGGCCAGCGACAGCACTCCGTCCACACGGCCCGCCAGTGCCTGCGCGACCTCGCGCGCCTCCGCCGTCCCGCCAAGCAGCAAGAGCCGGCTCATGACGCCCGCCCCATGATCTGCCCCGCCCGGTCGATCACGACCGTATCGACCTCCGTCTCGGGCCCCACCAGCCGGCGCAACTGCGCCAATGCGCGGGTCGCCACATGCTCCGCCAGCGGCGGCCCGCACCGCTCCAGCGCCTCCAGCGCCGTGTTGCAGCCCGCGATCTCCGCCGCGCCGAAGCTGTCGGCAAGGGCCGCGAAATCCACCTGCGAGCGCTTGGAATGCAGGTCCACCGCCCCCTGCGCCAGCTTGGTCATCTTGCCGATCCCGCCCCCCACGGTCAGCCGCGGCACCGGATGGCGGCGCAGGTATTTCACCATCCCGCCCACGAAATCGCCCATGTCCAGCATCGCATGATCCGGCAACCCGTAGAGCCGCTGTACCGTCGCCTCCGAAGTCGCGCCCGTGGTGCCCGCCACATGGGCGACCCCCTCGGCGCGCGCCACGTCGATGCCCCGGTGGATCGACGCGATCCAGGCCGCGCAGGAAAATGGCCGCACCACGCCCGTGGTCCCCAGGATCGACAGGCCGCCCTTGATGCCCAGACGCGGGTTCCAGGTCTTGGCGGCCAATTCCGCGCCCCCTGGGATCGAGACGGTGATCGTCACATCCGGCGCAAGGCCATGGGCGGCGGCGAGCGCTTCGACCTCCGCCACCATCATCGCCCGCGGCACCGGGTTGATCGCAGGCTCGCCCACACCGATCGGCAATCCCGCCTTGGTCACGTGGCCCACACCGTCCCCGGCGACAAACCGCACCCCGCCCTCCGAGGCCGCGACCCGCGCGATCACCAGCGCCCCGTGGGTCACGTCCGGATCATCGCCCGCATCCTTGGTGATCCCCGCCTCGGCCCAGCCCGGCCCGGACGCTTGGTGCGCCAGCGCAAAGACCGGCGTCTCCCCCTTCGGCAACGTGATCTGCACCTCGCGCGGAAACGCTCCGTCCCAGAGCGCGCTGAGCGCCGCCTTGGTGGCCGCCGTCGCACAGGCCCCCGTGGTCCAGCCGCGGCGCAGGTCTCGGTCAAGGTCGGGCTTGCGTGTCATCGGCGCGACTATACGCCCGGGCGCGGGCGGCGCAAATCACCTCTCTTGCGGCGCATGGCCCCTTTGCGCGCCGGAAACCCTGCGCCATAACAGCCACATGAGCGACTCCCTCTTCTCCTCCCTGCCGCAGATGTCCCCGGGCTGGGTCTGGCTTTGCGGCGCGGGGCCCGGCGATCCGGGCCTGCTGACGCTGCACGCGGTCAATGCCCTGCGCCAGGCGGACGTGATCGTCTACGACGCCCTTGTAGACGACAGGGTGCTCGGCTGGGCCAACCCGCAGGCGGAGAAGGTCTATGCCGGCAAGCGTGGCGGCAAGCCCTCGGCCAAGCAGCGCGACATCTCCCTGCGTCTGATCGCACTGGCCCGCGAGGGCCGCCGGGTGCTGCGGCTCAAGGGTGGCGATCCGTTCGTCTTCGGCCGCGGCGGCGAAGAGGCCCAGACCCTCGTGCAGCACGGCATCCCGATCCGCATCATCCCAGGCATCTCCGCCGGGATCGGAGGGCTGGCCTATGCGGGCGTACCGGTGACCCACCGGGACGTGAACCAGTCCGTCACCTTCGTGACCGGCCACGACCAGAGCGGTGCGACCCCCTCCACTCTCGACTGGGAGGGCATCGCCCGCGGCAGCCAGGTCATCGTGATCTACATGGGCATGAAGCATATCGCCCGCATCGCCGAGGCCCTGATCGCGGGCGGCCGCGCCCTGGACGAACCGGTGGCCGTGGTCACCTCCGCCGCGACCGACGCCCAGCAGGTGCTTGAGACGACCCTCGGCACCGCCGCTGCGGATATCGCCCGCGCGGGCCTCGCCCCGCCCGCGATCATCTGCGTCGGACGCGCGGTCCTGATGCGCCAGGTCCTCGACTGGCAGTCAATGGCCACCGGCGCCGCGCCGCGCGACCTCGACCCCCTCGGCCGGGGCCGCCCGGCGGAGGCCGGGTGAGCGCCCCGCGCGGGCGCGGGCTGCTCCTTGCCGCCCCTGCGTCGGGCGCTGGCAAGACCACCGTCACCCTCGGCATTCTTGCGGCGCTGACCGCGCGCGGGCTGGCCGTGCGCGGGGCGAAATCCGGCCCGGACTATATCGACCCGCAGTTTCACGCCGCTGCCACCGGGCAGGACTGTCTCAATCTCGACCCCTGGGCGATGACGCCCGACATGCTGCGCCACTTGGCCAGCGGGCCCGACCTGCTGATCGTCGAAGGGGCGATGGGGCTCTTCGACGGGGCGGCGGACGGCTCCGGTGCCAGCGCGGATCTCGCTCGCCATCTCGGCCTGCCGGTGGTGCTGATCGTGGATGCCGCGCGCATGGCCCAGTCCATCGCTCCACTGGTGGCCGGGTTCGCCCACCACGACCCGGATGTAACCGTGGCCGGGGTGATCCTGAACCGCGTCGGCTCGCCCCGCCACACCGACATGCTGCGCACTGCCCTCGCCCCCCTCGGCATTCCCGTGCTCGGCGCCGTGCCCCGCCGCGCAGATCTCGCAACGCCATCGCGCCATCTCGGGCTCGTGCAGGCGACCGAGCGCGCGGATCTCGACGCCTTCCTCGCCCGCGCCGGGGCCCAGATCGGCGCGACGGTGGATCTCGATGCGCTGACCGCCTGCGCCCGCCCCCTGCCCGACGGCCCCACCGTGCCGACCGCCCTGCCGCCGCCGGGCCAGCGGATCGCGGTGGCCCGAGACGCCGCCTTCGGCTTCGCCTACCCGCATATGCTGCAAGCCTGGCGCGCCGCGGGGGCGGAGGTTCTGCCCTTCGCCCCGCTGGCCGACGACCCCGCACCCGAAGACGCCGACGCGATCTTCCTGCCCGGCGGCTACCCGGAGCTGCACGCGGGCAAGCTCGCCGCCGCAACCGTCTTCCTCGACAGCCTGCGCCGCGCGGCCGGACGCGACACCCTGATCTACGGCGAATGCGGCGGCTACATGGTGCTGGGCGATGGCCTCGTCGATGCCGACGGGATACGCCAC
The Dinoroseobacter shibae DFL 12 = DSM 16493 genome window above contains:
- a CDS encoding acyl-CoA thioesterase — its product is MTDPAKPTPLTPLLADDLRAAGVPEPWNYGMADRVRFHEIDALNHVNNAVCFSWFENLRVHYLRDYGIYRYTPEDPMLVMRAVGASYNAPLFLGQDYILTARTRSFGRTSFVMDYGAFCDGAFAIEGHAVIVLVEQDGRTGYPLTDEMRAIMASRDGATLRQA
- the pgi gene encoding glucose-6-phosphate isomerase, which translates into the protein MSVWQRLSFHHDRTRDRRILDLFDDPKRAEGFSARLGDMLFDYSKTNIDLAGRDLLLALAEDAGVAARREAMFAGEPINETEGRAVLHTVLRNLDASVVVDGTDVMPEVRDTHARMVAFCKDVRSGAYTGQGGRITDVVNIGIGGSDLGPAMAAIALSPYADGPRVHFVSNVDGAQIAETLAPLDPTTTLVIVASKTFTTIETMTNAETARAWMKSAVDLPAMQFAAVSTSAERTAAFGITPERVFGFADWVGGRYSMWGPIGLSLMLSVGPENFDAFLAGGAAMDAHFRTAPLSQNIPVMLALVGIWHHQICGHATRAVLPYDQRLSRLPAYLQQLEMESNGKRVAMDGATLERTAGPVVWGEPGTNGQHAFYQLIHQGQQVVPCEFLLAAQGHEPDLVRQHQLLVANCLAQSEALLRGRSLEEATARMADQGLSGAELDRQARHRVFPGNRPSTTLIYPKLTPFVLGQIIALYEHRVFVEGAILGINSYDQWGVELGKELATALGPVVTGEVSAEGKDGSTRALVEFVRAHA
- the pgl gene encoding 6-phosphogluconolactonase is translated as MDLHTYPDRDMLMMRLADRISADLKECLLTHDRATLCAPGGTTPGPVFDLLSAVDLDWSRVDVLLNDERWVPETSERSNTALLRQRLLTGRAAAARLIPLVTGDATPEEGLAALTEGLEGVLPISVLLLGMGEDMHTASLFPGADQLDFALSDNAPPLIAMRAPGAAEPRITLSAPVLRDAMKTHLLIVGPGKKAALEQADRPGPVREAPVRAILGNAMVHWAA
- the zwf gene encoding glucose-6-phosphate dehydrogenase, which codes for MVARVIPVEDFDLVIFGGTGDLARRKILPGLFHRYLAGQIPPEARIVGAARSEMDAEGYRAFTREALQEFAPNSCKDGGQVEAFLAMLSYVAIDARGDGGWKELAGLMRPDVVQAFYFSVAPALFGDLAERLHGHGIATEASRIVVEKPFGRDLESARQLNRGLAEYFTEEQIYRIDHYLGKETVQNLMAVRFGNVLFEPLWNAQFVDHIQVTVAETVGVGGRGEYYDKSGAMRDMVQNHLMQLLCLIAMEPPSKFDPDAVRDEKLKVIRALDPVAPEDIVRGQYRAGEDGPSYLEEVGDPRSTTESFIALKVHVANWRWNGTPFYLRTGKRLRARMSEIVVVFKEPPHSIFGDDAGRSANILTIRLQPDEGMTLQVTIKEPGPGGMRLIDVPLDMSFAEALGESGNQMPDAYERLIMDVVRGNQTLFMRGDEVEAAWAWTDPLIAGWEARRDKPQAYHPGTNGPEDSLMLLHRDGRRWRDLEA
- a CDS encoding radical SAM protein: MKDLAANAGKFQDPFVTATGETRASVALTNPQTLWFNTGTLCNIECANCYIESSPTNDRLVYITAAEVTDYLDQLEDRNWGVREIAFTGGEPFMNPEMIEMTEAALARGYEVLILTNAMLPMMRKTMREGLLRLHAAYGDKLTLRISVDHWSEKLHDEERGKGSFAKTLQGMAWLRDNGIRMAVAGRTVWGDTDAESREGYARLYAEHGFQIDAFNQGETVLFPEMDERAEVPEITTACWGILNKSPDDVMCASSRMVVKRRGAEKPAVLACTLLPYSPEFELGETLAEAEGAVQLNHPHCAKFCVLGGASCSA
- a CDS encoding transglutaminase-like domain-containing protein; translation: MKLKIDVQMSYDLDPSGTVLLTLELAEFPGQRILRSALDIDHARVSRVQGAEGIGQRTWARISYPQMWLGYTAQVEVTRPKVELAPLAHTPMHDLPGETLSFLRPSRFCQSDKFATFVDRRFGDMQGGAKVAAILEWIAEEMIYVPTASNSETTVMETFVDRQGVCRDYVHMVCALCRAAGIPARYASVYGRGVTPPDFHAVAEVWLDGAWRLVDATGMCAPDEMAVIAVGRDACDVAFMETEGPAMLISQSVTVTAA
- a CDS encoding HNH endonuclease, with product MSDLVEREFRTSFVRDPQSLRHNPALVLNADYRPLSYYPLSLWTWQEAVKAAFLERVTILAEYDDVVRSPTTEIKIPSVVVLKDYVKPQKRVAFTRFNLFLRDQFCCQYCGDKGDLTFDHVVPRASGGVTSWENVVAACSRCNLKKGSKSLRASGMSLRQTPRQPAAEQLRNMGRKFPPNYLHESWMDFLYWDAELEA
- a CDS encoding alpha/beta hydrolase; the encoded protein is MTRILEHGRKGPAQGTAKRVVVLLHGYGADGNDLLGLADPLSPHMPDTAFLAPNAPERCVNNPMGYQWFPIPWLDGSSEEEATVAMERAVDDLNAFLDTVLEEEGISPENLMLLGFSQGTMMSLHVAPRRDEAVAGVVGFSGRLLGPERLEDEVKVKMPMLLIHGDQDDVVPPASLPEAANALTAAGFEVYAHISKGTAHGIAPDGLSVALAFMRDKLGLETD
- a CDS encoding DNA-3-methyladenine glycosylase family protein — encoded protein: MSVGRLIETPECLTEGCAHLARVEPRFAAAFAETGPLPLRRRPDGFEALLSAIVSQQVSVAAANAIWGRLKDARLTGPRKVIWATEQELRACGLSRQKIRYAKALAEARIPFRDLRAAPTEEVITTLVAVPGIGRWTAEIYAMFSLGRADVFAPADLALQESARLLFALPERPTEKALREMAAPWAPWRAVAARGLWAYYHVAKNREGIR
- a CDS encoding cobalt-precorrin-6A reductase, producing the protein MSRLLLLGGTAEAREVAQALAGRVDGVLSLAGRTRAPERDGMPTRIGGFGGADGFARYLREAEIGRILDATHPFAAEMSRRSARVAVECGVPYLMLRRPGWTAVAGDRWYRVPDTAAAARMPGPRDRVFLATGRQTLTDFAQMEAAYCWCRQIDPSEEAFPFENGAFLVARPPFPVEDEIALFRRLGVTVLVVKDAGGAASRSKLDAARALGIRVVMIDRPDLSELPQVETVAAALAWVEGASCPSDA
- a CDS encoding cobalt-precorrin-5B (C(1))-methyltransferase, encoding MTRKPDLDRDLRRGWTTGACATAATKAALSALWDGAFPREVQITLPKGETPVFALAHQASGPGWAEAGITKDAGDDPDVTHGALVIARVAASEGGVRFVAGDGVGHVTKAGLPIGVGEPAINPVPRAMMVAEVEALAAAHGLAPDVTITVSIPGGAELAAKTWNPRLGIKGGLSILGTTGVVRPFSCAAWIASIHRGIDVARAEGVAHVAGTTGATSEATVQRLYGLPDHAMLDMGDFVGGMVKYLRRHPVPRLTVGGGIGKMTKLAQGAVDLHSKRSQVDFAALADSFGAAEIAGCNTALEALERCGPPLAEHVATRALAQLRRLVGPETEVDTVVIDRAGQIMGRAS